From Juglans regia cultivar Chandler chromosome 6, Walnut 2.0, whole genome shotgun sequence, the proteins below share one genomic window:
- the LOC109019913 gene encoding inactive protein kinase SELMODRAFT_444075-like isoform X2 — protein MEELCCNVVVMKGPQPKVLRLNLGCADELKTPFFSAASSPGRDVGKSQSRRMKHATPLASPEEVTSSYTRTTGKASLSNFDTATSLFLVYGQNPLFEGQHNGIHKPSDERRNLNDPLTALKLDRQKLTSPLKPPTSSVARNQKSEFWIPENHFDDQKHHISGNYINTTKIASKTTLDKFECYDKDLGTNRFRTNQTNKTEYSINSNIRDAVSLGRISSTPPPLCPLCQHKAPAFGKPPVQFSYKELEEATDGFSDINFLAESGLSLVHRGMLRDGLVVAVKQLKFGGSESDADFCREVRVLSCAQHRNVALLIGFCIEGKKRVLVYEYICNGSLDFHLHGNRITRLDWHSRLKIAIGAARGLRYLHEDCRVGCIAHKDLRPNNILLTHEFEPLVADFGLARWHAEWDISTEDQVIGTSGYLAPEYVDGGQITHKVDVYAFGVILLELMTGKRINELQHVKEQQFLSEWFHPLAALEPSHVIANNYQLLDPCLTCEQSLDIPRQLEAMGRAASLCLRQDPESRPPMSKVLRVLEGGDLLVPTGLDLNTVGSQSGHMSGLNSCRRPEVRRNHSRKLSH, from the exons ATGGAGGAACTATGCTGCAATGTTGTAGTAATGAAGGGTCCTCAGCCAAAAGTCCTTAGGCTTAATTTAGGCTGCGCAGATGAGCTCAAAACCCCTTTCTTTTCTGCTGCTTCTTCACCAGGAAGAGACGTTGGGAAGTCGCAAAGCCGTAGGATGAAGCATGCTACTCCACTAGCCAGCCCTGAAGAGGTAACTAGTTCCTACACAAGAACCACGGGGAAAGCCTCACTGTCAAATTTTGACACGGCAACCTCTCTTTTCCTTGTCTACGGACAAAATCCTCTCTTTGAAGGACAACACAATGGAATCCACAAACCAAGTGATGAGCGAAGAAACTTGAATGACCCACTTACAGCACTTAAATTGGACAGACAAAAGCTTACCTCTCCATTGAAACCCCCAACATCATCTGTAGCTAGGAATCAGAAGAGTGAATTTTGGATTCCTGAAAACCACTTTGATGATCAAAAGCACCACATATCaggaaattatataaatactacCAAAATTGCTTCCAAAACTACACTTGATAAGTTTGAATGTTATGATAAAGATTTGGGGACAAATAGATTCAGGACCAATCAAACCAATAAGACAGAATACAGCATTAACTCAAACATCAGGGATGCTGTTTCTTTAGGCAGAATTTCCTCAACACCTCCTCCTTTATGCCCACTGTGTCAACACAAAGCACCAGCTTTTGGAAAACCTCCAGTACAGTTCTCTTACAAAGAGCTGGAGGAAGCTACAGATGGATTCTCAGATATAAATTTCTTGGCAGAAAGTGGTTTAAGCCTGGTTCACAGGGGCATGTTAAGAGATGGCCTCGTTGTTGCAGTGAAGCAGTTAAAGTTTGGTGGCTCTGAATCAGATGCTGATTTCTGTAGGGAAGTGAGGGTATTGAGCTGTGCACAACACAGGAATGTTGCATTGCTGATTGGGTTCTGTATTGAGGGAAAGAAGAGGGTTTTGGTTTATGAGTACATATGCAATGGATCCTTGGACTTCCATTTACATG GAAACCGCATAACCCGACTAGATTGGCACTCACGGCTAAAGATAGCAATAGGGGCAGCACGAGGATTACGATATCTTCATGAGGACTGCAGAGTGGGCTGTATAGCACACAAAGATCTGCGACCAAACAATATCCTCCTAACTCACGAATTTGAGCCTCTG gttGCTGATTTTGGGCTTGCTAGGTGGCACGCTGAATGGGATATCTCTACTGAGGATCAAGTAATTGGAACTTCAGG GTATCTTGCTCCAGAATACGTAGATGGTGGACAAATCACACATAAAGTTGATGTTTATGCATTTGGAGTGATTTTGTTAGAGCTAATGACGGGTAAAAGAATCAATGAGCTGCAACATGTCAAGGAGCAGCAGTTTCTGTCTGAATGGTTCCACCCTCTAGCCGCATTAGAACCAAGCCATGTTATAGCAAATAACTATCAATTACTGGATCCATGCTTAACCTGTGAGCAATCCCTTGACATCCCTCGTCAACTGGAGGCAATGGGCCGTGCTGCTTCCTTGTGTCTACGTCAAGATCCTGAATCCCGACCGCCAATGTCCAAG GTCCTAAGAGTGCTAGAAGGAGGAGATCTACTTGTTCCTACGGGTTTAGACTTGAACACCGTCGGTAGCCAGAGTGGCCATATGAGTGGTCTCAACTCATGCAGACGACCTGAAGTGAGGAGAAACCATTCTCGTAAGCTCTCACATTGA
- the LOC109019914 gene encoding protein JINGUBANG-like gives MRGKNSGGGTMMFVETNDIPATGEYANIMYSDPNLPMTGNHEDFPLRNSSASLTMTAGCYDPGRMSGEGSPMTMSPWNQTSPFAKSPWSQFDEHLPQNGLIGSLIREEGHIYSLAASGDLLYTGSDSKNIRVWKNLKEFTGFKSNSGLVKAIIISGEKIFTGHQDGKIRVWKVSPRNPSIHKRSGTLPTLMEIFKCSIKPSNYVEVRRHRTALWIKHTDAVSCLSLSEDKQLLYSASWDRTLKVWRMADSKCLESISAHNDAVNSVVASSAGLVFTGSADGTVKVWRRQEKGKSTKHALQQTLLEQECAVTALAVNTSGSVVYCGSSDGLVNFWEREDKQLSHGGVLRGHKLAVLCLSAAGNLVLTGSADKSICVWRRDGTIHTCLSVLTGHQGPVKCLALEEDRELSTNGDPRWIVYSGSLDKSVKVWSVSELAPDLNQTAVRQQQRLVSDADSFGCEGSLSTGRASGNRRRQ, from the coding sequence ATGAGAGGCAAAAATTCAGGAGGAGGTACAATGATGTTTGTCGAGACGAATGACATTCCGGCGACTGGGGAATACGCTAACATCATGTATTCTGATCCAAACCTTCCCATGACGGGAAACCACGAGGATTTCCCACTGCGTAATAGCAGCGCTTCCTTGACCATGACCGCCGGATGCTACGACCCCGGCAGGATGAGTGGCGAGGGCTCTCCCATGACTATGTCGCCGTGGAACCAGACTTCTCCGTTCGCCAAATCTCCATGGTCGCAGTTTGATGAGCATCTCCCCCAGAATGGTCTCATTGGTTCGCTCATCCGCGAAGAAGGCCATATTTATTCCTTGGCAGCGTCCGGGGATCTTTTATACACCGGTTCTGACAGCAAGAACATTCGAGTGTGGAAGAATCTCAAGGAATTCACGGGGTTCAAATCTAATAGTGGGTTGGTTAAGGCGATTATAATCTCTGGCGAGAAGATCTTCACGGGTCACCAAGACGGCAAGATACGCGTGTGGAAGGTCTCCCCGAGGAACCCTAGCATTCACAAGCGCTCGGGGACGTTGCCCACGTTGATGGAGATCTTCAAGTGCTCCATCAAACCGAGCAATTATGTGGAGGTGCGACGACATCGGACTGCTCTCTGGATTAAGCACACCGATGCTGTGTCTTGTCTGAGTTTGAGTGAAGACAAACAGCTCTTGTATTCAGCGTCCTGGGACAGGACCTTGAAGGTTTGGAGAATGGCCGACTCCAAGTGCCTCGAATCCATCAGCGCCCACAACGACGCGGTGAATTCCGTAGTGGCCAGCTCTGCGGGCTTGGTCTTCACCGGCTCCGCCGACGGCACTGTCAAGGTGTGGCGGAGACAGGAAAAGGGGAAATCCACGAAGCACGCTCTCCAACAAACGCTTCTGGAGCAGGAGTGTGCCGTGACAGCGCTGGCTGTGAACACCTCCGGCTCGGTGGTGTACTGCGGTTCCTCCGATGGGTTGGTAAATTTCTGGGAGCGCGAGGACAAGCAGTTATCGCACGGTGGAGTCCTCAGGGGTCACAAACTGGCCGTCCTCTGCCTCTCAGCGGCCGGAAATCTGGTGCTCACCGGCTCTGCGGACAAGAGCATATGCGTATGGAGGAGGGATGGCACAATTCACACCTGCCTCTCGGTCTTAacaggccatcaaggtccggtgAAGTGCTTGGCGCTTGAGGAGGATCGAGAGCTGTCAACCAATGGTGACCCACGGTGGATTGTGTATAGTGGGAGTCTCGACAAGTCAGTGAAGGTTTGGAGCGTGTCGGAGCTGGCGCCGGACCTTAATCAAACTGCGGTGAGGCAGCAGCAACGTCTGGTTTCCGACGCCGACTCGTTTGGATGCGAGGGGAGTTTGTCTACGGGCAGAGCAAGCGGGAACAGGAGGAGGCAGTGA